One region of Neisseria mucosa genomic DNA includes:
- a CDS encoding ferrous iron transporter B: MELSYFALIGAPNCGKTVLFNGLTGSHAKVANYPGVTVDKREGAFLDDEAVRIIDLPGTYSLRTTSPDEAVAKDVMVGKMGIPPDAIIAVADATNLRMTLRMILELKTLGLPMVVSLNLSDVARRRGLNIDAAKLSELLDAPVLETVAVSASGVQAVREAVVKLPRKRSFPANPASAERTLDALDSDKLYQEVESILAQVVRTQMTLPAWHKKLDDIVLHPVWGMIMLLVILFMVFQAVYTWAAPIMDAIEGGFTALGEWIGANMEPGILSDLLVNGVIAGLGSVLVFLPQITILFAFILLLEDSGYLPRAAFLLDNLMAKSGLSGRSFIPLLSSFACAVPAVMSARTINDPRERLVTIAVAPLLTCSARLPVYALIIAAVIPDRTVGGIFNLQGLTLFILYLAGILSAALAAYIMKRLARMKGNVQQFPLLMELPTFRTPNFKHIMTSLWDRVKAFLKRAGTIIFALAVVLWGLVSWPQPPAGATGAAIDYSLAGMLGHAIQPLFAPLGFTWEMCIAMIPGIAAREVVVAALGTVYAVSASSEDAVQNALIPIIHNNWGLPTAFAFLAWYVYAPMCAATLAVIKRETKSTKNMVMITGYLFLMAYFAAFVVYQITSRIM; this comes from the coding sequence ATGGAACTAAGCTATTTTGCCTTGATTGGTGCACCAAACTGCGGCAAAACCGTTTTGTTCAACGGTTTGACCGGCTCACATGCTAAGGTTGCCAATTATCCGGGCGTAACGGTCGATAAGCGCGAGGGTGCCTTCCTCGACGACGAGGCGGTCCGCATTATCGACCTGCCGGGCACATACAGCCTGCGCACGACCAGCCCCGACGAAGCAGTGGCAAAAGATGTAATGGTGGGCAAGATGGGCATTCCGCCCGATGCCATTATTGCCGTTGCCGACGCGACCAACCTGCGTATGACCCTGCGCATGATTTTGGAACTGAAAACGCTGGGACTGCCTATGGTGGTGTCGCTGAATTTGAGCGACGTCGCCCGCAGAAGGGGCTTGAATATCGACGCGGCCAAACTGAGCGAGTTGTTGGATGCACCTGTTTTGGAAACAGTTGCAGTGAGCGCGTCGGGCGTACAGGCGGTACGCGAAGCCGTGGTGAAGCTGCCGCGCAAACGCTCTTTCCCCGCCAATCCCGCTTCTGCCGAACGCACGCTCGATGCGCTGGATAGCGACAAACTTTATCAAGAAGTCGAGTCGATTTTGGCACAAGTCGTGCGCACCCAGATGACGCTGCCCGCATGGCACAAAAAACTCGACGACATCGTGCTGCACCCCGTCTGGGGCATGATTATGCTGCTGGTCATCCTGTTTATGGTGTTCCAAGCGGTTTACACATGGGCGGCGCCGATTATGGACGCCATCGAAGGCGGCTTTACCGCGCTGGGCGAATGGATAGGCGCCAACATGGAGCCGGGCATCCTCAGCGACTTGCTCGTCAACGGCGTCATTGCCGGTTTGGGCAGCGTGTTGGTGTTCCTGCCGCAGATTACGATCCTGTTCGCCTTCATCCTGCTTTTAGAAGACTCAGGCTACCTGCCGCGCGCGGCGTTTTTGTTGGACAACCTCATGGCAAAAAGCGGTCTGTCGGGACGCTCGTTTATCCCGCTTCTGTCGAGTTTCGCCTGTGCCGTTCCCGCCGTGATGTCGGCGCGTACGATTAATGACCCGCGCGAACGCCTCGTTACCATCGCCGTCGCCCCGCTGCTGACCTGCTCCGCGCGGCTGCCCGTTTACGCGCTGATTATCGCCGCCGTCATTCCTGACCGCACAGTAGGCGGAATTTTCAACCTGCAAGGGCTGACGCTGTTTATCCTCTATCTCGCAGGCATCCTGTCTGCCGCCTTGGCAGCGTATATCATGAAACGCTTGGCGCGTATGAAAGGCAACGTACAGCAATTCCCCCTCTTAATGGAGCTGCCGACTTTCCGCACGCCCAACTTCAAACACATCATGACCAGCCTGTGGGACAGGGTCAAAGCCTTCCTCAAACGTGCCGGTACGATTATCTTCGCCCTTGCCGTAGTTTTGTGGGGCTTGGTAAGCTGGCCGCAACCGCCCGCAGGTGCAACAGGTGCGGCAATCGACTACAGCTTGGCGGGTATGCTCGGCCACGCTATCCAACCATTGTTCGCCCCGCTGGGCTTCACTTGGGAAATGTGTATCGCCATGATTCCGGGCATTGCCGCGCGTGAAGTCGTCGTTGCCGCGCTGGGTACGGTCTATGCCGTCAGCGCGTCGTCTGAAGACGCCGTACAAAACGCGCTGATTCCGATCATACACAACAACTGGGGCCTGCCGACCGCCTTCGCCTTCCTGGCTTGGTATGTGTATGCTCCCATGTGCGCCGCGACATTGGCTGTGATTAAACGCGAAACCAAATCCACAAAAAATATGGTGATGATTACCGGCTATCTGTTCCTGATGGCTTACTTTGCCGCATTTGTGGTTTACCAAATTACTTCAAGGATAATGTGA
- a CDS encoding nickel-dependent hydrogenase b-type cytochrome subunit translates to MKQKVKVWDLPTRLFHWLLVLSVGFMWYSAQAGGGMLVWHLRCGLLVAGLIVFRLCWGLWGSDTARFSQFVRGPSSIRRYLQGSLTENEQPGHNPLGALMVIALIAAVLLQATTGLFAADENTFTDSGYLNHLVSSDTGSLMRKIHVNFFNLLAALAGLHIVTVLAYKFLKKKDLIRPMISGYKYIEGQTVTLKFASAAKLIAALAVAAVAVAAILMLK, encoded by the coding sequence ATGAAACAAAAAGTCAAAGTCTGGGATTTGCCAACGCGTCTGTTTCACTGGCTCTTGGTCTTGTCGGTCGGATTTATGTGGTACAGCGCGCAGGCTGGCGGCGGGATGCTGGTTTGGCACTTGCGCTGCGGGCTGCTGGTGGCGGGGCTGATTGTCTTCCGCCTGTGTTGGGGCTTGTGGGGCAGCGATACGGCTCGGTTTTCGCAATTCGTGCGCGGCCCGTCATCCATCCGCCGCTACCTGCAAGGCAGCCTGACGGAAAATGAGCAGCCCGGACACAACCCTTTGGGCGCGCTGATGGTCATCGCGCTGATTGCGGCGGTTTTGCTGCAAGCGACGACGGGCTTGTTTGCCGCCGATGAAAACACGTTTACCGACAGCGGCTATCTGAACCATTTGGTCAGCTCGGACACGGGCAGCCTGATGCGCAAAATCCACGTCAATTTCTTCAACCTGCTGGCGGCATTGGCGGGACTACACATCGTTACGGTCTTGGCGTATAAGTTTTTGAAGAAAAAAGATTTGATCCGCCCGATGATCAGCGGCTACAAGTATATCGAGGGGCAAACCGTTACCTTGAAATTTGCTTCCGCCGCCAAACTGATTGCCGCATTGGCAGTGGCGGCTGTGGCGGTGGCTGCGATTTTGATGTTGAAATAA
- a CDS encoding NAD(P)H-hydrate dehydratase, whose amino-acid sequence MMNPSYKLPDTPDFFQTTSQFPDVFAPRQAESHKGTYGTLAVVGGASGMSGAVVLASTAAIYQGSGKVWAGFNQTALPFAVIPERPEIMLATAEDLLKRKDIIAWAVGCGMGLGETANRILNTVLTHNQDAPLLLDADALTLLARSNPETREAAQKRGNLVLTPHPAEAARLLGTSTQAVQQNRMSAVQTISATFQAVTVLKGHRTLVAAPDGTVYTNPSGNAGLATAGSGDVLSGIIGSLLAQGIPPFQAACAGVWLHGAAADVIKHSSGVETGMLAGEIAPAARWLRNRLVTDKTKN is encoded by the coding sequence ATGATGAACCCGTCCTATAAGCTCCCCGATACGCCCGATTTTTTTCAGACGACCTCGCAATTTCCCGACGTATTCGCCCCACGCCAAGCGGAATCGCACAAAGGGACATACGGCACGCTCGCCGTCGTCGGCGGCGCATCGGGCATGAGCGGAGCCGTTGTCCTCGCTTCCACCGCCGCGATTTATCAAGGCAGCGGCAAAGTGTGGGCGGGCTTCAATCAAACCGCCTTGCCCTTTGCCGTCATCCCCGAACGCCCCGAAATCATGCTGGCGACTGCCGAAGACCTGCTGAAACGCAAGGACATCATCGCATGGGCGGTCGGCTGCGGCATGGGTTTGGGCGAAACCGCCAACCGAATCTTAAATACCGTGTTGACGCACAATCAAGATGCACCGTTGTTGCTTGATGCCGACGCACTGACTTTGCTAGCAAGGTCTAACCCCGAAACCCGCGAAGCAGCACAAAAGCGCGGTAATCTGGTTCTGACCCCGCATCCCGCCGAAGCCGCCCGCCTGCTCGGTACATCCACCCAAGCCGTTCAGCAAAATAGAATGTCCGCCGTCCAAACCATCAGCGCAACATTCCAAGCCGTAACCGTCCTAAAAGGACACCGCACACTGGTCGCCGCGCCCGACGGCACGGTCTATACCAACCCAAGCGGCAACGCCGGACTTGCCACCGCAGGCAGCGGCGACGTTTTAAGCGGCATCATCGGCAGCCTGCTCGCTCAAGGCATCCCGCCGTTCCAAGCCGCTTGCGCCGGCGTATGGCTGCACGGCGCGGCAGCGGATGTCATCAAACATTCATCGGGCGTAGAAACCGGTATGCTCGCAGGCGAAATCGCCCCTGCCGCCAGATGGTTGAGGAATCGGCTCGTGACGGATAAAACAAAAAATTGA
- the mpl gene encoding UDP-N-acetylmuramate:L-alanyl-gamma-D-glutamyl-meso-diaminopimelate ligase → MKHIHIIGIGGTFMGGVAAIAKEAGFKVSGCDAKMYPPMSTQLEALGIDVHEGFDAAQLDEFKADVYVIGNVAKRGMDVVEAILNRGLPYISGPQWLSENVLHHHWVLGVAGTHGKTTTASMLAWVLEYAGLAPGFLIGGVPENFSVSARLPQTPRQDPNSKSPFFVIEADEYDTAFFDKRSKFVHYRPRTAVLNNLEFDHADIFADLGAIQTQFHHLVRTVPSEGLIVCNGQQQSLQDTLDKGCWTPVEKFGIEHGWQVGEVNANGSFDVLLDGKKAGHVAWDLMGGHNRMNALAVIAAARHAGVDIQTACEALSAFKNVKRRMEIKGTVNGITVYDDFAHHPTAIETTIEGLRQRVGNARILAVLEPRSNTMKLGTMKAALPESLKGADQVFCYAGGVDWDVAEALAPLGGKLHVGQDFDAFVAEIVKHAEAGDHILVMSNGGFGGIHGKLLEALK, encoded by the coding sequence ATGAAACACATCCACATTATCGGTATCGGCGGCACGTTTATGGGCGGGGTGGCCGCCATTGCCAAAGAAGCGGGGTTTAAAGTCAGCGGTTGCGACGCGAAGATGTATCCGCCGATGAGCACCCAGCTCGAAGCCTTGGGCATAGACGTACACGAAGGCTTCGATGCCGCGCAGTTGGACGAATTTAAAGCCGACGTTTACGTTATCGGCAATGTCGCCAAGCGCGGGATGGATGTGGTTGAAGCGATTTTGAACCGCGGCCTGCCTTATATTTCCGGTCCGCAATGGCTGTCGGAAAACGTGCTGCACCATCATTGGGTGCTCGGCGTGGCGGGGACGCACGGCAAAACCACCACTGCGTCCATGCTCGCATGGGTCTTGGAATATGCCGGACTCGCGCCGGGCTTCCTCATCGGCGGCGTACCGGAAAACTTCAGCGTTTCCGCCCGTCTGCCGCAAACGCCGCGTCAAGACCCGAACAGCAAATCGCCGTTTTTCGTCATCGAAGCCGACGAATACGACACCGCCTTTTTCGACAAACGCTCCAAATTCGTGCATTACCGTCCGCGTACCGCCGTGTTGAACAATCTGGAATTTGACCACGCCGACATCTTTGCCGACTTGGGTGCGATACAGACCCAGTTCCACCACCTCGTGCGCACCGTGCCGTCCGAAGGCTTAATCGTTTGCAACGGACAGCAGCAAAGCCTGCAAGACACTCTCGACAAAGGCTGCTGGACGCCGGTGGAAAAATTCGGCATCGAACATGGCTGGCAGGTCGGCGAAGTCAATGCCAACGGCTCGTTCGACGTGTTGCTTGACGGCAAAAAAGCCGGACACGTCGCATGGGATTTGATGGGCGGACACAACCGCATGAACGCGCTCGCCGTCATCGCCGCCGCGCGCCATGCCGGAGTCGATATTCAGACGGCCTGCGAAGCCTTGAGCGCGTTTAAAAACGTCAAACGCCGCATGGAAATCAAAGGCACGGTGAACGGCATCACCGTTTACGACGACTTCGCCCACCATCCGACCGCCATCGAAACCACCATCGAAGGCCTGCGTCAGCGCGTCGGAAACGCCCGCATTCTCGCCGTCCTTGAGCCGCGTTCCAACACCATGAAACTCGGCACCATGAAAGCCGCCCTGCCCGAAAGCCTCAAAGGTGCCGACCAAGTATTCTGCTACGCCGGCGGCGTGGACTGGGACGTCGCCGAAGCCCTCGCGCCTTTGGGCGGAAAGCTGCACGTCGGACAAGACTTTGATGCCTTCGTTGCCGAAATCGTGAAACATGCCGAAGCAGGCGACCATATTTTGGTGATGAGCAACGGCGGTTTCGGCGGGATACACGGGAAGCTGCTGGAAGCCTTGAAATAA
- a CDS encoding DUF1841 domain-containing protein, whose protein sequence is MYDVNTHDVRRFFAHVWQQRLTPLQLDGLQQKALRIIEAHPEYSRYLENIEDYLDKTWTPEEGETNPFLHMSLHLSLQEQAAIDQPPGIRVIHGQLCVRYGGDWVRAEHDMMDALAETIWEAQRYGRGLDVNAYMTRLRKLVGLGQEETARINPHEVGVSGIISERA, encoded by the coding sequence ATGTACGATGTCAACACACACGATGTCCGCCGATTTTTCGCCCATGTCTGGCAACAACGCCTCACCCCCCTGCAACTGGACGGCCTGCAACAAAAAGCCCTGCGGATTATCGAAGCCCATCCCGAATACTCCCGCTATCTCGAAAATATCGAAGACTATCTGGACAAAACCTGGACGCCCGAAGAAGGAGAAACCAATCCCTTCCTGCATATGTCGCTGCATCTCTCCCTGCAAGAACAAGCAGCCATCGACCAGCCGCCCGGCATCCGCGTCATACACGGACAACTCTGCGTGCGCTATGGCGGCGATTGGGTACGTGCCGAACACGATATGATGGATGCGCTGGCAGAAACCATATGGGAAGCGCAACGCTACGGACGCGGCTTGGATGTCAATGCCTATATGACTCGGCTGCGCAAACTGGTCGGACTGGGGCAGGAAGAAACCGCCCGCATCAATCCGCACGAAGTCGGCGTGTCCGGCATCATCAGCGAAAGGGCTTGA
- a CDS encoding FeoB-associated Cys-rich membrane protein has protein sequence MTQYIIVGLIMLACVFFLLRKFVFKPKKRDCSSGCGKCGGCG, from the coding sequence ATGACTCAATATATTATCGTCGGCTTGATTATGCTCGCCTGCGTATTCTTCCTCTTGCGAAAATTCGTATTCAAACCGAAAAAACGCGATTGCAGCAGCGGCTGCGGCAAATGCGGCGGTTGCGGCTGA
- a CDS encoding IS30 family transposase: MSYTQLTQDERYHIQYLSRYCTIAEIAKQLNRHKSTISREIKRHCIQGQQYSAEKAQKQSRLTKQHRRKPYKLDSQLIQHIDTLIRRKLSPEQVCAYLHKHHGITLHHSTVYRYLRQDKSNGGTLWQHLRICSKPYRKRYGSTWTRGKVPDRVGIENRPAIVDRKTRIGDWEADTIVGKNQKSALLTLVERVTRYTIICKLKNLKAEDTARAAIRVLKAYKARVHTITMDNGKEFYQHTKIAKALKAKTYFCRPYHSWEKGLNENTNGLIRQYFPKQTNFRNINNREIRRVQDELNHRPRKTLGYETPSVLFLNLFQPLVP; encoded by the coding sequence ATGAGCTACACACAACTGACCCAAGACGAACGATACCATATCCAATACCTGTCCCGCTACTGCACCATCGCCGAAATCGCCAAACAGCTCAACCGCCACAAAAGCACCATCAGCCGAGAAATCAAGCGGCACTGCATCCAAGGACAGCAATACAGCGCCGAAAAAGCACAGAAGCAAAGCCGGCTGACCAAACAGCACCGGCGAAAACCCTATAAGCTCGATTCGCAGCTCATTCAACACATCGACACCCTTATCCGCCGCAAACTCAGTCCCGAACAGGTATGTGCCTACCTGCATAAACACCACGGGATCACACTCCATCACAGCACCGTTTACCGCTACCTTCGCCAAGACAAAAGCAACGGCGGCACTTTGTGGCAACATCTCAGAATATGCAGCAAACCCTACCGCAAACGCTACGGCAGCACATGGACCAGAGGCAAAGTGCCCGACCGCGTCGGCATAGAAAACCGCCCCGCCATTGTCGACCGGAAAACCCGCATCGGCGATTGGGAGGCCGACACCATCGTCGGCAAAAATCAGAAAAGCGCGTTATTGACCTTGGTCGAACGCGTTACCCGCTACACCATCATCTGCAAATTGAAGAACTTAAAAGCCGAAGACACTGCCCGGGCGGCCATTAGGGTATTAAAGGCATATAAAGCCAGAGTCCACACCATCACCATGGATAACGGCAAAGAGTTCTACCAACACACCAAAATAGCCAAAGCATTGAAGGCGAAAACCTATTTTTGCCGCCCTTACCATTCTTGGGAGAAAGGGCTGAATGAGAACACCAACGGACTCATCCGGCAATATTTCCCCAAACAGACCAATTTCCGAAATATCAATAATCGGGAGATACGCAGGGTTCAAGATGAGTTGAACCACCGGCCGAGAAAAACACTTGGCTACGAAACGCCAAGTGTTTTATTCTTAAATCTGTTCCAACCACTGGTACCCTAG
- a CDS encoding methyltransferase, with protein sequence MPKLTPQMFAFLQAPQAESVLLRLYTQALKQNRQMFFHFLPKIFKLLGKGLDWTGENESFYEDKYIPIAPRQGKFLYMQALASGAKNIVEFGTSYGISTLYLAAAAKRNGGRVITCEYLPHKAAAARKHFQEACLADYIELREGDALETLKDLAICPDFVLLDGWPDLVFPVFKLLEPNLADRAVIAVDDVEGFSPAMQDYLDYVRRPENGYISSTLKPYKALEYTVKTGKPKRSSENQFH encoded by the coding sequence ATGCCCAAGCTGACACCCCAAATGTTCGCTTTTCTGCAAGCGCCTCAAGCCGAATCCGTCTTACTGCGGCTCTACACCCAAGCCTTAAAGCAAAACAGACAGATGTTTTTTCATTTTCTGCCCAAGATTTTCAAGCTCTTGGGCAAAGGGCTGGATTGGACGGGGGAAAACGAAAGTTTTTACGAAGACAAATACATCCCCATCGCACCGCGACAAGGCAAGTTTTTGTATATGCAGGCTTTGGCATCGGGAGCAAAAAACATTGTCGAATTCGGAACTTCCTACGGCATTTCGACGCTGTATCTTGCCGCAGCCGCCAAGCGCAACGGCGGGCGCGTCATCACTTGCGAATATCTGCCGCACAAAGCCGCAGCGGCGAGAAAACATTTCCAAGAAGCCTGTTTGGCAGACTATATCGAGCTTCGCGAAGGTGATGCGCTGGAAACCTTAAAAGACTTAGCCATCTGCCCCGATTTCGTCTTACTCGACGGCTGGCCGGATTTGGTATTCCCCGTATTCAAGCTGCTGGAACCCAATCTTGCCGACCGCGCGGTCATCGCCGTGGACGATGTGGAAGGCTTCTCACCTGCCATGCAGGATTATCTCGATTACGTCCGCCGCCCTGAAAACGGTTATATTTCAAGCACATTAAAACCTTATAAAGCGCTGGAATATACGGTCAAGACAGGCAAACCGAAAAGGTCGTCTGAAAACCAGTTTCACTAA
- a CDS encoding IS30 family transposase: MSYTQLTQDERYHIQYLSRHCTIAEIAKQLNRHKSTISREIKRHCIQGQQYSAEKAQKQSRLTKKHRRKPYKLDSQLVQHIDTLICRKLSPEQVCAYLHKHHGITLHHSTVYRYLRQDKSNGGTWTRGKVPDRVGIENRPAIVDRKTRIGDWEADTIVGKNQKSALLTLVERTTRYTIICKLKNLKAEDTARAAIRVLKAYKARVHTITMDNGKEFYQHTKIAKALKAETYFCRPYHSWEKGLNENTNGLIRQYFPKQTDFRNISDREIRRVQDELNHRPRKTLGYETPSVLFLNLFQPLVP, translated from the coding sequence ATGAGCTACACACAACTGACCCAAGACGAACGATACCATATCCAATACCTGTCCCGCCACTGCACCATCGCCGAAATCGCCAAACAGCTCAACCGCCACAAAAGCACCATCAGCCGAGAAATCAAGCGGCACTGCATCCAAGGACAGCAATACAGCGCCGAAAAAGCACAGAAGCAAAGCCGGCTGACCAAAAAGCACCGGCGAAAACCCTATAAGCTCGATTCGCAGCTGGTTCAACACATCGACACCCTTATCTGCCGCAAACTCAGTCCCGAACAAGTATGCGCCTACCTGCATAAACACCACGGGATCACACTCCATCACAGCACCGTTTACCGCTACCTCCGCCAAGACAAAAGCAACGGCGGCACATGGACCAGAGGCAAAGTGCCCGACCGCGTCGGCATAGAAAACCGACCTGCTATCGTCGACCGGAAAACCCGCATCGGCGATTGGGAGGCCGACACCATCGTCGGCAAAAATCAGAAAAGCGCGTTATTGACCTTGGTCGAACGCACTACCCGCTACACCATCATCTGCAAATTGAAGAACTTAAAAGCCGAAGACACTGCCCGGGCGGCCATTAGGGTATTAAAGGCATATAAAGCCAGAGTCCACACCATCACCATGGATAACGGCAAAGAGTTCTACCAACACACCAAAATAGCCAAAGCATTGAAGGCGGAAACCTATTTTTGCCGCCCTTACCATTCTTGGGAGAAAGGGCTGAATGAAAACACCAACGGACTCATCCGGCAATATTTCCCCAAACAAACCGATTTCCGAAACATCAGCGATCGGGAGATACGCAGGGTTCAAGATGAGTTGAACCACCGGCCGAGAAAAACACTTGGCTACGAAACGCCAAGTGTTTTATTCTTAAATCTGTTCCAACCACTGGTACCCTAG
- a CDS encoding ABC transporter substrate-binding protein: MNPYLSAFVLSVPMVVAAPYVAAETHPAQAQMQQNIDAVLKIARNGSLSEAQKVKQIEQYADRYLDYERISALAVGAPWREFSATQKTEFIHAFKDMIIAMYSHSALIGAADAQVRLLPKMTVNGNKFDVFSELHTKKGTKYEVAYQLYKVGPVYKIYNIRVDGTSLVTVYRNQFGELIKQKGIDGTIATVKAKGLKKQ; this comes from the coding sequence ATGAACCCTTATTTGTCCGCTTTTGTATTATCTGTCCCGATGGTGGTTGCCGCGCCTTATGTGGCGGCTGAAACACACCCCGCACAGGCTCAGATGCAGCAGAATATAGATGCAGTTTTGAAAATTGCGCGCAACGGCTCTTTGAGCGAGGCGCAAAAGGTCAAGCAGATCGAGCAGTATGCAGACCGTTATCTGGATTACGAACGCATTTCCGCTTTGGCGGTCGGCGCGCCTTGGCGTGAATTCTCCGCCACTCAGAAAACGGAATTTATCCACGCTTTTAAAGACATGATTATAGCCATGTATTCGCATTCCGCCTTAATCGGCGCGGCGGATGCGCAGGTAAGGCTGTTGCCGAAAATGACGGTCAACGGCAATAAGTTTGACGTATTTTCTGAACTGCACACCAAAAAAGGGACGAAATACGAAGTAGCCTACCAGCTTTATAAGGTCGGCCCTGTCTATAAAATCTACAACATCCGCGTGGACGGAACGAGCCTGGTAACGGTTTACCGCAACCAGTTCGGCGAACTTATCAAGCAAAAAGGCATAGACGGCACCATTGCGACCGTCAAAGCCAAAGGGCTGAAAAAGCAATAA
- a CDS encoding cupin domain-containing protein — MKIPQIIRFTDFLQQNPTEAVRTVLHQDKHDNMVLWQIPPQTMLPAHRHLRGADIWIVLQGEAELVDDAQSGRIIRAGESVIVGNHQIHGARNNGKEDCILISVISPKAGFEQV, encoded by the coding sequence ATGAAAATCCCGCAAATTATCCGTTTCACCGATTTTTTACAACAAAACCCCACCGAAGCCGTGCGCACCGTGCTGCATCAAGACAAGCATGACAACATGGTGCTTTGGCAGATTCCGCCACAAACTATGCTGCCCGCCCACCGCCATCTGCGCGGTGCGGACATCTGGATTGTATTGCAGGGCGAAGCCGAGCTGGTGGACGACGCACAAAGCGGCCGCATCATCCGCGCAGGTGAGAGCGTGATAGTCGGCAACCACCAAATCCACGGTGCGCGCAACAACGGCAAAGAAGACTGCATTTTGATTTCGGTTATCAGCCCGAAAGCAGGATTTGAACAGGTATAA
- a CDS encoding ABC transporter permease yields MSSIRSFSSTLLLALLPLGFLIVMVVAPLVALAFYDGSAWGGVLRDDYMQHLILWTVFQALATCVLAGILGVPAAWVLARLDFRGRALVLRLLMLPFVMPTLVAGMGVLALFGTNGAVWAGWQDTPYLLIYGNVFFNLPVLVRAAYQGFLQVPEARLQTAQALGAGAWWRFLRVEWPVLRPWLAGGLCLVFLYCFSGFGLALLLGGDRYATVEVEIYRLIAYELDMAQASVLVWLVLGITAAAGLLYARLSRRTDADKAHAAPRPRKPATAAERLMVVAVLSVLCVCCLMPLLAVVRQAALAGGSWRVLLEGETLAALWNTVRFSAAAVAAAAVLGVSYACLARRAAWVRGAVFLPFMVSPVCVAFGVLLLYPQLTASLPLLIAAYALLAYPFVAKDVLAAWDALPQGYGEAARTMGANRFQTTFYITAPLLKPAFRRGLTLAAATCVGEFAATLFLARPEWQTLTTLIYAYLGRAGADNYSRAMVLTAVLMLFATMVFLLLDGKDED; encoded by the coding sequence ATGTCTTCCATCCGCTCTTTCAGTTCCACTTTACTGCTCGCGCTGCTGCCTTTGGGCTTCCTTATCGTGATGGTCGTCGCGCCTTTGGTTGCGCTGGCTTTTTACGACGGGAGTGCATGGGGCGGGGTGTTGCGAGATGACTATATGCAGCACCTTATCTTATGGACGGTGTTTCAGGCTTTGGCAACCTGCGTGCTGGCGGGGATTTTGGGCGTGCCTGCGGCGTGGGTGTTGGCGCGTTTGGATTTCCGGGGACGCGCTTTGGTGTTGAGGCTGTTGATGCTGCCTTTCGTGATGCCGACTTTGGTAGCGGGTATGGGCGTGTTGGCTTTGTTCGGCACAAACGGTGCCGTTTGGGCGGGCTGGCAGGATACGCCGTATCTGTTGATTTACGGCAATGTGTTTTTCAACCTGCCGGTTTTGGTGCGCGCGGCGTATCAGGGATTTTTGCAGGTTCCCGAGGCGCGCCTGCAAACGGCGCAGGCTTTGGGGGCGGGGGCATGGTGGCGGTTTTTAAGGGTGGAATGGCCGGTATTGCGCCCGTGGTTGGCAGGCGGTTTGTGTTTGGTTTTCCTGTATTGTTTTTCGGGGTTCGGACTGGCTTTGCTGTTGGGCGGCGACCGCTATGCGACGGTGGAAGTGGAGATTTACCGGCTGATTGCGTATGAATTGGATATGGCGCAGGCTTCCGTCTTGGTATGGCTGGTGTTGGGGATTACCGCGGCGGCGGGATTGCTGTATGCGCGGTTGAGCCGTCGGACGGATGCGGATAAGGCACACGCCGCACCGCGTCCGCGCAAGCCCGCAACAGCGGCGGAACGGCTGATGGTCGTGGCGGTATTGTCGGTGTTGTGTGTGTGCTGCCTGATGCCCCTGCTTGCGGTTGTCCGGCAGGCCGCACTTGCCGGAGGGTCTTGGCGGGTATTGCTCGAGGGCGAAACGCTGGCGGCGCTTTGGAACACCGTTCGTTTTTCGGCGGCGGCGGTTGCTGCCGCTGCGGTATTGGGCGTGTCGTATGCCTGCTTGGCAAGACGCGCGGCGTGGGTGAGGGGGGCGGTATTTTTGCCGTTTATGGTGTCGCCGGTCTGTGTGGCGTTCGGCGTGCTGCTGCTGTATCCGCAATTGACGGCATCGCTGCCGCTTTTGATTGCCGCTTATGCGCTGTTGGCGTATCCGTTTGTCGCCAAAGATGTTTTGGCGGCGTGGGATGCGTTGCCGCAAGGCTATGGCGAGGCGGCGAGGACTATGGGGGCAAACCGTTTTCAGACGACCTTTTACATCACCGCCCCATTGCTGAAACCTGCTTTCAGGCGCGGGCTGACTTTGGCGGCGGCAACCTGCGTCGGCGAATTTGCGGCAACGCTGTTTTTGGCACGTCCCGAATGGCAGACGCTGACCACCCTGATTTACGCCTATCTGGGCAGGGCGGGGGCGGATAATTATTCGAGGGCGATGGTGTTGACGGCGGTACTGATGCTGTTTGCGACGATGGTGTTTTTGCTGTTGGACGGAAAGGACGAGGACTGA